A part of Chloroflexota bacterium genomic DNA contains:
- a CDS encoding ABC transporter substrate-binding protein, protein MARRSTCRSSGAHSQLVALFLAFAVSACSAAPSPDPSTGSAQQAAGPERRGGAITVAVINAVPSMGPIGTSSTTSGGFLSAAELHSAPLVTSDVHSRRPVGRLAERVPTIENGDVSLGADGRMQVVYHLRHDVTWQDGAPFTAQDLVFSYTMNSDPGLPILQEQPFGTIETVAAPDDFTFAITFARPYNAPDQMGLRRFWPMPRHILEPAYRRYLASMNADEVVNLPYWTSEYVHLGPFRLASFDPADTIVLQAYDGYFLGRPKLDTIRIKIFSDPNAMYANLLSGTVDIFLENTLPSNLGFELMDRWNSSGEGTVYLKRSTQRFLSPQMRPGVQVEPSVISDVRVRAALYHALDREGLSEGLQNGHRELAAWELLYSGEPLYDAVKDAFRRYAYDPERAKAMLREAGWTAGADGVLRSDSDGRPLRAPISATSGRTGEQELAAIADYWRRIGASVEELTIPSAQVRNAEYRALYPGWEASAQGGGDEILGRLEGPAASAENRWVGNRGGYDNSRAQQLVDAYRSSLSFDAQFQAMKAISDFVADELPFLVLYSTAVHIGVSSRLKALDDNDGGDSVGRNYGSYSRNGHLWELR, encoded by the coding sequence GTGGCCCGCCGCTCGACGTGCCGCTCCTCTGGCGCGCACTCACAGCTCGTAGCCCTCTTCCTCGCCTTCGCCGTCTCGGCGTGTAGCGCCGCGCCCAGTCCCGACCCCTCGACCGGTTCGGCGCAACAGGCCGCCGGCCCGGAGCGGCGTGGCGGCGCGATCACCGTGGCTGTCATCAACGCGGTCCCCTCCATGGGACCGATCGGCACGTCGTCGACGACGAGCGGCGGCTTTCTATCGGCCGCGGAGCTGCATTCGGCGCCCCTTGTCACGTCGGACGTCCACAGCCGCCGGCCCGTCGGCCGCCTGGCGGAGCGCGTGCCGACCATCGAGAACGGCGACGTCTCCCTGGGCGCGGACGGGCGCATGCAGGTCGTGTACCACCTGCGTCACGACGTGACCTGGCAGGACGGCGCTCCCTTTACCGCGCAGGACCTGGTCTTCTCCTACACCATGAACAGCGATCCGGGCCTGCCCATCCTGCAAGAGCAGCCCTTTGGCACCATCGAAACCGTGGCCGCGCCGGACGATTTCACGTTCGCCATCACCTTCGCGCGACCGTACAACGCGCCCGATCAGATGGGGCTCCGCCGCTTCTGGCCCATGCCCCGGCACATCCTGGAACCCGCCTACCGTCGCTATCTGGCCTCGATGAACGCCGACGAGGTCGTCAACCTGCCGTACTGGACGTCCGAGTACGTCCATCTCGGCCCGTTTCGCCTCGCATCGTTTGATCCGGCCGACACCATCGTCCTCCAGGCCTACGATGGCTACTTCCTCGGGCGCCCGAAGCTCGACACAATCCGCATCAAGATCTTCTCCGACCCGAACGCCATGTATGCGAACCTGCTCTCCGGCACGGTGGACATCTTTCTCGAAAACACCCTCCCCTCGAACCTTGGCTTTGAGCTGATGGACCGCTGGAACAGCTCGGGCGAGGGGACGGTGTACCTGAAGCGAAGCACGCAGCGCTTCCTCTCGCCGCAGATGCGGCCGGGCGTCCAGGTTGAGCCGAGCGTCATCTCCGACGTGCGCGTGCGTGCGGCGCTGTACCATGCGCTCGATCGGGAGGGGTTGTCGGAGGGGCTGCAAAATGGGCACCGCGAGCTGGCCGCCTGGGAGCTCCTCTATTCCGGCGAGCCGCTCTACGACGCGGTGAAGGATGCCTTTCGCCGATACGCCTACGATCCCGAGCGGGCGAAGGCGATGCTGCGAGAGGCTGGCTGGACGGCCGGCGCGGACGGCGTGCTTCGTAGCGATTCGGACGGGAGGCCGCTGCGCGCGCCCATCTCCGCGACGTCGGGCCGAACGGGCGAGCAGGAGCTGGCGGCCATCGCCGACTACTGGCGTCGCATCGGAGCGAGCGTCGAGGAGCTGACGATCCCGTCGGCCCAGGTGCGCAACGCCGAGTACCGCGCCCTCTACCCGGGCTGGGAAGCGAGCGCGCAGGGTGGCGGCGACGAGATCCTGGGCCGCCTCGAGGGTCCGGCCGCGTCCGCGGAGAACCGCTGGGTCGGAAACCGCGGCGGGTACGACAACTCGCGGGCCCAGCAGCTCGTCGACGCCTATCGCTCCAGCCTCTCCTTCGACGCGCAGTTTCAGGCGATGAAGGCGATCAGCGATTTCGTCGCGGATGAGCTTCCGTTTCTCGTGCTCTACAGCACCGCGGTGCACATCGGCGTCTCGAGCCGCTTGAAGGCGCTGGACGACAACGACGGCGGTGATAGCGTGGGTCGAAACTACGGCAGTTACTCGCGCAACGGGCATCTGTGGGAGCTGCGATAG
- a CDS encoding SRPBCC domain-containing protein has protein sequence MRVEEHVSVPASLDEAWAFVWQTERLAACLPGCVGVEIVEPGKSYRAKFIDHIGPYRVEAMMDVVVEDVEAPERIRIRASGKDSRLGVSQRVALEVRLRPTSPQETALDLSGDVEVLGKVATLGQFAIKRKMNDVIRKFGENIRAQWPPSPSASA, from the coding sequence GTGCGCGTTGAGGAGCACGTCTCGGTCCCGGCGAGTCTCGATGAGGCCTGGGCCTTCGTCTGGCAGACGGAGCGACTCGCCGCGTGTCTTCCGGGATGCGTGGGCGTCGAGATCGTCGAGCCGGGCAAGTCCTACCGCGCCAAGTTCATCGACCACATTGGGCCCTACCGGGTCGAAGCGATGATGGACGTCGTGGTGGAGGACGTCGAGGCGCCCGAGCGCATTCGCATTCGGGCCAGCGGCAAGGATTCGCGGCTCGGCGTGTCCCAGCGGGTCGCCCTCGAGGTTCGCCTTCGACCGACCTCCCCCCAGGAAACCGCGCTCGACCTATCCGGCGACGTCGAAGTGCTGGGCAAGGTGGCAACCCTCGGCCAGTTCGCCATCAAGCGCAAGATGAACGATGTGATTCGCAAGTTCGGCGAGAACATTCGCGCGCAGTGGCCTCCTTCCCCGTCCGCGAGCGCCTAG
- a CDS encoding Rieske 2Fe-2S domain-containing protein, whose protein sequence is MLTREDNELLCRVGPATPMGAMLREYWHPVLLSTELPSPDCAPIRVRLLGEDLIAFRDSAGRVGMLADHCPHRGASLFFGRNEESGLRCVYHGWKFDVSGRCVDMPNEPPESNFKDKIRQRAYRCADYGGVVWVYMGAREEPPPLPEIPLFLVPERQQFFTKRLQENNWVQAIEGGIDTTHASFLHVRLSLDLAMKREKDPKTNREWGADEQTNRGIGLAMTNRYARFELVDTDYGIMIASRREAGDDSTYWRINQFLFPYWTMMPSHAVVDREHPKRSQGAHAFVPMDDETTITWSFTANYERPFTDDELEKMLEYPNPGLHAGVPKGLLPPTSAPMGAFRPVHNRENDYGLDYELQRTSQFCGIPDRSTQDNAVQESMGPIYDRTREHLGISDTGVIRMRRRLLDAVKAHQPGGAPPGADTPSAYRVGGCGFILPKQESWIETAHELCTYRPEAHAAPARP, encoded by the coding sequence GTGCTCACACGAGAGGACAACGAGCTGCTGTGCCGGGTCGGGCCGGCGACGCCGATGGGCGCGATGCTGCGGGAGTACTGGCACCCGGTGCTGCTCTCCACCGAGCTGCCATCGCCCGACTGCGCGCCCATTCGGGTGCGGCTCCTCGGCGAGGACTTGATCGCGTTCCGCGACAGCGCCGGGCGCGTCGGCATGCTCGCGGACCACTGTCCGCATCGCGGCGCGTCCCTCTTCTTCGGCCGCAACGAGGAGAGCGGCCTGCGCTGCGTCTACCACGGCTGGAAGTTCGACGTGAGCGGCCGGTGCGTCGACATGCCCAACGAGCCGCCCGAGAGCAATTTCAAGGACAAGATCCGCCAGCGGGCCTACCGATGCGCCGACTACGGCGGCGTCGTGTGGGTCTACATGGGCGCCCGCGAGGAGCCGCCCCCCTTGCCAGAGATCCCCCTCTTCCTCGTCCCGGAGCGCCAGCAGTTCTTCACCAAGCGCCTCCAGGAGAACAACTGGGTCCAGGCCATCGAGGGCGGCATCGACACGACCCACGCCAGCTTCTTGCACGTCCGTCTCTCCCTCGACCTCGCCATGAAACGAGAGAAGGACCCGAAGACGAACCGCGAATGGGGCGCCGACGAGCAGACGAACCGAGGCATCGGCCTCGCCATGACCAATCGCTACGCGCGCTTCGAGCTGGTGGACACCGATTACGGCATCATGATCGCATCGCGCCGCGAGGCGGGCGACGATTCCACCTATTGGCGCATCAACCAATTTCTGTTCCCTTACTGGACGATGATGCCGAGCCACGCCGTCGTCGACCGCGAGCATCCCAAGAGGTCGCAGGGCGCCCATGCCTTCGTCCCCATGGACGACGAGACGACGATCACCTGGAGCTTCACCGCGAACTACGAGCGCCCCTTCACCGACGACGAGCTGGAGAAGATGCTGGAATACCCGAATCCCGGCCTGCACGCCGGCGTGCCGAAGGGTCTCCTGCCTCCCACGTCGGCGCCGATGGGCGCCTTTCGCCCTGTCCATAATCGCGAAAACGACTACGGCCTCGATTACGAGCTGCAGCGGACGAGCCAGTTCTGCGGGATCCCCGACCGGTCCACGCAGGACAACGCCGTCCAGGAGTCGATGGGGCCGATCTACGACCGCACGCGCGAGCACCTCGGCATCTCGGACACCGGCGTGATCAGGATGCGCCGGCGGCTGCTCGACGCGGTGAAGGCGCACCAGCCGGGCGGCGCCCCGCCCGGCGCCGATACGCCGTCGGCATATCGGGTCGGCGGCTGCGGGTTCATCCTCCCGAAGCAAGAGTCCTGGATCGAAACGGCCCACGAGCTGTGCACCTACCGGCCCGAGGCGCACGCGGCGCCGGCTCGCCCGTAG
- a CDS encoding protocatechuate 3,4-dioxygenase (extradiol catechol dioxygenase that catalyzes the oxidative cleavage of substituted catechols; part of the bacterial aromatic compound degradation pathway) has translation MAKIVLGLASSHAPQLEFPPDTWRAYGDLQRTQEEHWYQGKVYSFPELLEARAHEHFERECTDEKFQARWNACQTAIGHLADTLDRAAPDVCVIVGDDQHEAFHDDNMPAIGIYYGATMADDPAPSGRRGGYADRTVGNYPRERLTHPGDPALGEYLIEAMIEHEFDVTRSNCLPAGRKNGAIGHAFHYVYRRLMNNEALPNVPIMVNTYFPPNAPLARRCYRFGQALRQAIEAWDSTKRVAIIASGGLSHTVIEEDLDARIIDGLKHNDVAKLTDYPDVRFRGGTSEIKNWVIVAGAMAGDGLQMSLVDYVPCYRNEAGNGCAMGFAEWT, from the coding sequence ATGGCGAAGATCGTTCTCGGCCTGGCGTCATCCCACGCGCCCCAGCTCGAGTTTCCGCCGGACACCTGGCGCGCCTATGGCGACCTCCAGCGCACCCAGGAGGAGCACTGGTACCAGGGCAAGGTGTACTCGTTCCCGGAGCTGCTGGAAGCGCGAGCCCACGAGCACTTCGAGCGCGAGTGCACCGACGAGAAGTTTCAGGCGCGCTGGAACGCATGCCAAACCGCGATCGGTCATCTGGCCGACACTCTCGATCGCGCCGCGCCCGACGTGTGCGTCATCGTGGGCGACGACCAGCACGAGGCGTTCCACGACGACAACATGCCGGCCATCGGCATCTACTACGGCGCAACCATGGCGGACGATCCCGCGCCCTCCGGCCGCCGCGGGGGCTACGCCGACCGGACCGTCGGCAATTATCCAAGGGAGCGCCTGACGCATCCCGGCGATCCGGCGCTCGGCGAGTACTTGATCGAGGCGATGATCGAGCACGAGTTCGACGTGACCCGCTCGAACTGTCTGCCAGCCGGACGAAAGAATGGCGCAATCGGCCACGCGTTCCACTACGTCTATCGCCGCCTCATGAACAACGAGGCGCTCCCCAACGTGCCCATCATGGTCAACACCTACTTCCCGCCCAACGCGCCCCTCGCCCGACGCTGCTACCGGTTCGGCCAGGCGCTGCGGCAGGCGATCGAGGCGTGGGACAGCACCAAGCGGGTCGCGATCATCGCCTCCGGCGGCCTCAGCCACACCGTGATCGAGGAGGACCTGGACGCGCGGATCATCGACGGCTTGAAGCACAACGACGTGGCGAAGCTCACGGACTACCCGGACGTGCGGTTCCGTGGCGGGACGTCGGAGATCAAGAACTGGGTCATCGTCGCGGGCGCGATGGCCGGCGACGGGCTGCAGATGAGCCTGGTGGACTACGTGCCCTGTTACCGGAACGAGGCGGGCAACGGCTGCGCCATGGGGTTCGCCGAGTGGACGTGA
- a CDS encoding thiamine pyrophosphate-dependent enzyme: MPAEWGSDVIVDMMKAYGIKYAPLNLGGTYRGLLDSMLNYGGNETPVAIECLHEEIAVGVAHGYSKASGEPSVALVHNVVGTLHASMAIYETFVSKTPVIVMSGTGPMSIPERRPWIDWVHTALVQGNLVRDYVKWDDQPHDPASFPESFMRAYRVAMTEPRGPVYIALDAGWQEAQLQQPIPIPDVSKFAAPAPVQGDPGALRRAARLLAEAEFPIILADRVGRNPGAVASLIELAEAATIPVVDVGGAFNFPNTHPLDATGTDLIGLADVVLLLDVEQPEVVLVSRDRYPRGPSPSRLKAGATVVSIGLSDLAIRSTMTDYGRLYPVSLSIAADTSLAIPQLTEELRSLGATKPSAGADKRRATIGERKTSAQRRWADEADREAGHRPISHARLAQETWSHLKGDPWVLQGSPEGWARRLWEIDRPGSVISAGGAAGLGTGLSRAIGVGLAARDRGGYCVAFNGDGDFFYDPSCLWTAVHHHIPVLAFVLDNGGYIGEGGHVTYINQQRERSTANKHIAVEIREPRIDIAGYARAQGAYAEGPIEDPSELGPAIARALKVVKEESTLALLAVRVP, encoded by the coding sequence ATGCCTGCGGAGTGGGGCTCGGACGTCATCGTCGACATGATGAAGGCCTACGGGATCAAGTACGCGCCGCTGAATCTCGGCGGCACCTACCGCGGACTCCTCGACTCGATGCTGAACTACGGCGGCAACGAGACGCCCGTGGCCATCGAATGTCTGCACGAGGAGATCGCGGTGGGCGTGGCCCACGGATATTCGAAGGCGAGCGGCGAGCCGTCAGTGGCCCTCGTCCACAACGTCGTGGGGACGCTCCACGCATCCATGGCGATCTACGAGACCTTCGTGTCCAAAACGCCCGTCATCGTGATGAGCGGCACCGGCCCGATGAGCATTCCGGAGCGCCGGCCCTGGATCGACTGGGTGCACACGGCCCTCGTCCAGGGCAATCTCGTTCGAGATTATGTCAAATGGGACGATCAGCCCCACGACCCGGCCAGCTTCCCCGAGTCCTTCATGCGCGCGTACCGGGTAGCCATGACGGAGCCGCGGGGGCCGGTCTACATCGCCCTCGACGCCGGCTGGCAGGAGGCGCAGCTCCAGCAGCCGATCCCGATCCCCGACGTGTCGAAGTTCGCTGCGCCGGCGCCGGTGCAGGGCGATCCCGGCGCGCTTCGGCGGGCGGCGCGACTGTTGGCCGAAGCCGAGTTCCCGATCATCCTGGCGGACCGCGTCGGGCGAAACCCGGGCGCGGTGGCCAGCCTGATCGAGCTGGCCGAGGCCGCGACGATCCCGGTCGTAGACGTGGGCGGCGCGTTCAACTTCCCGAACACGCATCCCCTCGACGCGACCGGCACGGACCTGATCGGCCTCGCCGACGTGGTCCTGCTCCTCGACGTCGAGCAGCCGGAAGTCGTCCTGGTAAGCCGAGACCGGTATCCGCGCGGGCCGAGCCCGAGCCGACTCAAAGCGGGCGCCACCGTCGTCTCCATCGGCCTCTCGGACCTGGCGATCCGCAGCACCATGACCGATTACGGCCGCCTGTATCCCGTGTCCCTCTCCATCGCGGCGGACACGAGCCTGGCGATCCCCCAGCTCACCGAGGAACTGCGCTCCCTCGGGGCCACGAAGCCGTCCGCGGGCGCCGACAAGCGGCGCGCGACGATCGGGGAGCGAAAGACGTCGGCGCAGCGGCGATGGGCCGACGAGGCGGACCGCGAAGCGGGCCATCGGCCCATCTCGCACGCACGGCTCGCCCAGGAAACGTGGAGCCACCTCAAGGGCGACCCGTGGGTCCTCCAAGGAAGCCCCGAGGGCTGGGCGCGCCGCCTGTGGGAGATCGACCGACCCGGCTCGGTCATCTCCGCCGGCGGGGCCGCCGGGCTCGGGACCGGGCTGTCGCGCGCCATCGGCGTCGGGCTCGCCGCGCGCGACCGCGGCGGCTACTGCGTGGCGTTCAATGGAGACGGCGACTTCTTCTACGATCCCAGCTGTCTGTGGACGGCCGTCCACCACCACATCCCCGTCCTGGCCTTCGTGCTCGACAACGGCGGGTACATCGGCGAGGGCGGCCACGTGACGTACATCAACCAGCAGCGCGAACGGTCGACGGCGAACAAGCACATCGCCGTCGAGATCCGCGAGCCGCGCATCGACATCGCCGGCTATGCCCGGGCCCAGGGTGCCTACGCGGAGGGGCCGATCGAGGACCCGAGTGAGCTGGGCCCGGCCATCGCCCGCGCTCTCAAGGTGGTGAAGGAGGAGAGCACGCTCGCCCTCCTGGCCGTGCGGGTGCCCTAG
- a CDS encoding NAD(P)-dependent oxidoreductase, whose amino-acid sequence MPRRIGFIGLGSMGRPFATNIVQAGFDLFVHDVRPDPVAELVKLGAHAASSAREVAQRAEIVHVAVHDEDQVDDVLHGDEGLMAGAHPGLIAVIHTSVHPVRMQRAAEELRARGIATLDAQMSGGVGGVVNRKMCLMVGGDPAVLEQCRPVLETTASSIYLMGDVGMGAVTKIAQNMMTATYLMASMEGFRIAEKAGVDLEVFQEVVRTSSAQSYVADKYLKEWGDREARWMYHQVLWDALDLAHTYDVELPGAATCLQALAHGLLKAAP is encoded by the coding sequence ATGCCGCGGCGCATCGGATTTATCGGGCTTGGCTCGATGGGTCGCCCATTCGCCACGAACATCGTCCAGGCGGGGTTCGATCTCTTCGTTCACGACGTGCGGCCAGATCCCGTGGCCGAGCTGGTCAAGCTGGGCGCGCACGCCGCCAGCTCCGCGCGGGAGGTCGCACAGCGCGCGGAGATCGTGCACGTGGCGGTGCACGACGAGGACCAGGTCGACGATGTGCTGCACGGGGACGAGGGGCTGATGGCCGGGGCGCACCCGGGGCTGATCGCCGTGATCCACACCAGCGTGCACCCGGTCCGGATGCAGCGCGCCGCCGAGGAGTTGCGGGCGCGGGGGATCGCGACCCTGGATGCCCAGATGAGCGGCGGCGTCGGCGGCGTGGTGAACCGGAAGATGTGCCTCATGGTCGGGGGCGATCCGGCCGTTCTGGAGCAGTGCCGCCCGGTGCTGGAAACGACCGCTTCGAGCATCTATTTGATGGGCGACGTGGGGATGGGCGCCGTCACGAAGATCGCGCAGAACATGATGACCGCGACGTACCTCATGGCGTCCATGGAGGGATTTCGCATCGCGGAGAAGGCGGGCGTGGACCTCGAGGTCTTTCAGGAGGTCGTGCGCACCAGCTCCGCCCAGAGCTACGTGGCCGACAAGTACCTCAAGGAGTGGGGCGACCGTGAAGCGCGCTGGATGTACCATCAGGTGCTCTGGGACGCTCTCGATCTGGCCCACACGTACGACGTCGAGCTGCCTGGCGCCGCCACCTGTCTGCAGGCCCTGGCCCACGGGTTGCTGAAGGCCGCACCGTGA
- a CDS encoding Rieske 2Fe-2S domain-containing protein: MTEVHTGGNGHAAADRTDFVHTGPGTLAGRYLRTFWQPVFRSQDLQSGKAAPIRVMSEDFTLYRGASGAAHALAFRCAHRGTQLSTGWVEGENIRCRYHGWVYDPTGQCVQQPAEVAPFCDRVRIRAYPTQEYLGFIFLYLGEGEPPPLPRYPALEGEGELQVTLHVRGCNYFNNMDNAIDELHHYFVHWNRRRPVGEQIIPRISGEETEYGVRITMTRPDLQRSWVWHYHMPGILQMNTSDTDQSIHWRVPIDDASHLIPTTTFTPKGAERHRREAGDEDPIAASQKIAEVAAEIRAGRMSIDDLDLRDNYFPIGDEVTQVGQGVIADRQQERLGSSDAALIVFRRLWQRELRALAEGRPLKQWTQPTEPLLATPRFETIPTR, encoded by the coding sequence ATGACAGAAGTCCATACGGGCGGGAACGGCCACGCGGCCGCTGACCGGACTGATTTCGTCCACACGGGACCCGGAACCCTGGCCGGGCGCTACCTGCGCACGTTCTGGCAACCGGTCTTCCGCTCCCAGGACCTCCAGTCCGGCAAAGCGGCGCCTATTCGCGTGATGAGCGAGGACTTCACGCTCTATCGCGGCGCGTCCGGCGCGGCGCATGCGCTCGCCTTTCGCTGCGCGCACCGCGGGACACAGCTCTCGACGGGCTGGGTGGAAGGCGAGAACATTCGGTGCCGGTACCACGGCTGGGTCTACGACCCGACCGGCCAGTGCGTGCAGCAGCCGGCCGAAGTTGCGCCGTTTTGCGATCGCGTGCGCATCCGCGCATACCCGACCCAGGAGTATCTCGGGTTCATCTTCCTGTACCTGGGCGAGGGGGAGCCACCGCCGCTCCCCCGGTATCCGGCGTTGGAAGGGGAGGGCGAGCTGCAGGTCACGCTGCACGTTCGTGGCTGCAATTACTTCAACAACATGGACAACGCTATCGACGAGCTGCACCACTACTTCGTCCACTGGAACCGACGCAGACCCGTCGGCGAGCAGATCATCCCCCGAATCAGCGGCGAGGAGACGGAGTACGGCGTCCGAATCACGATGACGCGGCCGGACCTGCAGCGATCGTGGGTGTGGCACTACCACATGCCGGGCATCCTCCAGATGAACACGTCGGACACGGACCAGAGCATTCACTGGCGGGTGCCCATCGACGACGCGAGTCACCTTATCCCCACGACGACCTTCACGCCCAAGGGCGCGGAGCGCCATCGGCGCGAGGCGGGGGACGAGGACCCGATCGCGGCCAGCCAGAAGATCGCCGAAGTCGCGGCCGAGATTCGGGCAGGGCGGATGTCCATCGACGACCTCGATCTTCGGGACAACTACTTCCCCATCGGAGACGAGGTCACCCAGGTCGGCCAGGGCGTGATCGCGGATCGTCAACAGGAGCGGCTTGGCAGCTCCGACGCTGCGCTGATCGTGTTCCGCAGGCTCTGGCAGCGGGAGCTGCGCGCACTGGCGGAGGGCCGTCCGTTGAAACAGTGGACGCAGCCGACGGAGCCATTGCTCGCGACGCCGCGCTTCGAAACGATTCCGACGAGGTGA
- a CDS encoding thiamine pyrophosphate-dependent enzyme, translating to MPVMTGGQALVEQLKREGVDTIFGLPGVQLDWIFDALYDARDQIHVVHTRHEQATAYMADGFARSTGKIGVCLVVPGPGLLNASAALATAYACSSPVLCITGQIDSKLIGLGRGILHEIDDQLGMVAHVTKWQARPTSPAQIAPLVREAFAQLKRGRPRPVEIELPPDVLQATGDVLLDDPAPDIRDEGDPEALEAAARALGRARSPLIYAGGGVLRAGAWDELRELADMLQAPVVSTGNARGALSDRHPLALPDLAAAALTPSTDVILVVGSRFIVGGRASWQPGEKTVIQLDADPTEVGRNYPPDVAIVADAQAGLAALIHRVGRHNVARASRADEVAELKARMAAKSTTVQPEAAELALAIRAELPDDGFLVTESTQVGYWAQAYFPVYTPRTLITSGYQGTLGYGFATALGVQVGNPGRRVVSISGDGGFLFNVQELSTMAQQRLPVVAIVFNDNAYGNVRGTQATRFEGRVIASDLCNPDFGKLADAFGIAGRRATSPDALRRELRAALAAGEPTLIEVPVGPMGPIGGHQRATGI from the coding sequence ATGCCGGTGATGACTGGTGGGCAGGCGCTCGTCGAGCAGCTCAAGCGTGAGGGCGTGGATACCATCTTCGGGCTGCCGGGCGTGCAGCTCGACTGGATCTTCGACGCCCTTTACGACGCGCGCGACCAGATCCACGTCGTGCACACCCGCCACGAGCAGGCGACGGCGTACATGGCGGACGGATTTGCGCGAAGCACGGGCAAGATCGGCGTCTGCCTGGTCGTGCCGGGCCCGGGCCTGCTGAACGCCAGCGCCGCCCTTGCAACCGCGTACGCGTGCTCTTCGCCCGTCCTGTGCATCACCGGCCAGATCGATTCCAAACTGATCGGTCTCGGCCGCGGCATTCTCCACGAGATCGACGATCAGCTCGGCATGGTGGCTCACGTGACGAAGTGGCAGGCGCGCCCGACCTCCCCCGCGCAGATCGCCCCGCTCGTGCGCGAGGCGTTCGCCCAGCTCAAGCGCGGACGACCCCGTCCCGTCGAGATCGAGCTCCCGCCCGACGTGCTCCAAGCGACCGGTGACGTGCTCCTGGACGACCCAGCGCCCGATATCCGTGATGAGGGGGATCCCGAGGCCCTAGAGGCCGCCGCCCGGGCGCTGGGCCGCGCGCGCAGCCCCCTGATCTACGCCGGGGGCGGCGTCCTGCGCGCGGGCGCCTGGGATGAGCTGCGGGAGCTGGCCGACATGCTCCAGGCGCCGGTCGTCTCGACCGGAAATGCCCGCGGCGCCCTCTCCGATCGCCATCCGCTGGCGCTTCCGGATCTCGCCGCGGCGGCCCTCACCCCGAGCACGGACGTGATTCTGGTGGTCGGGAGTCGCTTCATCGTCGGAGGGCGCGCCAGCTGGCAGCCGGGTGAAAAGACGGTCATCCAGCTCGACGCTGACCCGACCGAGGTAGGCCGCAACTACCCGCCGGACGTGGCGATCGTGGCCGATGCGCAGGCCGGGCTGGCCGCGCTGATCCACCGGGTCGGCCGCCACAACGTCGCCCGCGCGTCGCGCGCCGACGAGGTCGCCGAGCTGAAGGCGCGCATGGCAGCCAAGAGCACAACGGTCCAGCCCGAAGCGGCGGAGCTGGCCCTCGCCATTCGCGCGGAGCTGCCGGACGACGGGTTCCTGGTCACGGAGAGTACGCAGGTGGGCTACTGGGCGCAGGCCTACTTCCCCGTCTACACGCCGCGCACGCTCATCACGTCCGGCTACCAGGGAACGCTGGGCTACGGATTTGCGACGGCCCTGGGGGTCCAGGTCGGCAACCCGGGCCGACGCGTGGTCTCCATCAGCGGCGATGGTGGCTTCCTCTTCAACGTTCAGGAGCTGTCGACCATGGCGCAGCAGCGGCTCCCCGTCGTCGCCATTGTGTTCAACGACAATGCCTACGGGAACGTCCGAGGGACCCAGGCCACTCGGTTCGAGGGACGCGTCATCGCGTCGGACCTGTGCAATCCGGACTTCGGAAAGCTCGCTGACGCCTTCGGGATTGCCGGTCGCCGAGCGACGAGCCCCGACGCGCTGCGCCGCGAGCTCCGGGCGGCCCTGGCGGCCGGGGAGCCGACCCTCATCGAAGTACCCGTCGGACCGATGGGTCCGATCGGCGGCCATCAGCGCGCGACCGGGATCTGA